GAGCGCCGGCCAGCGCACGGCGTCGGCCAGCCAGCGCCCGGCGTCGCCGAGGTCGGACGCGCCCAGCCAGGGGGGCACCACCACCGTGACGAGACCGACGACCACTAGGAGCACGATGGCGCCGACGGTCAGGGCGAGCGACAGGCCCCGCTGCTCGACGAAGCGGCGGGGGTGGCGGCCGTGGGCGATGTCGATGCCCCGCACCAGGCTGTTCATCCCGGTCGACGCCGTCCAGAGCGCCACCAGGGTGCCGAGGACGACGGCTGCGGTGCGGCTCGTCCCCCCGCCGGCGGCGATGGCGCGGACCTGGGAGAGCACGAGCGAGCGCACCTCCTCGGGGACGGCGCCGGCGCGCTCGGCGACCTGCTGCTCGATCTCGGCGGGGTCGGCGAACACGCCGTAGAGGGTGATGGCCACGATCACCGTGGGGACGAGGGCGAGGAATGCGTAGAAGGCCACGCCGGCCGCCACCAGGGGCAGGAAGTGGTCGTCCGCCCGCCGCGTGGGGCGCCGGGCGGCCGCCCCCCCACGGGCCGGTGGACGTGGGGGCACCGGCCCTTGCTACCGCATGGCCCCGCTCAGGGGGCGATGCGGAACACGTCCGCGGCGATCTCGCCGTTCTCGAGGTCCGTGTTGCGGGTGATCAGCCGGCTGAGGCTGACCCGGAAGTCCACCCCGTAGCGCTCCCGGATGGTGCGCAGGCCCGTGTCGTTCTCGTAGTAGAAGCGGTCGCCGTCGCGCAGCGCGGTGAACTGCTTCTTCCACATCGCCGCCTGGAGCGCGCCGAACTCGCTGCCGCGGAGGTGGGGCTCGGCGACCATGCCCACGAAGGCGTCCACCTCGTCCACCGAGCCGTAGATGGCCCGCAGCCGGGCGGCGAGGGTGGTGCGCCGGATCGCCCGGGTGGGCAGCCCGGTCGCCGGCACCGTCTCGACGATGTCGAGGATGTCGGGGTCGTCGATCGGGTTGGCGGCGTCGATCTCGGGATCGGCCGGGAACTGGTCGGTGGCCTCACCGGTGAGCTGGGTGAACGACGTGATGCGGGGCAGCCCGTAGGCGGCGCGCAGGTCGTTGTAGGACGGGATGCCGTGGTCCCGGGCCCGGGCGATGTCGATGGCGGCCAGGTCGACGACGCCCGAGAAGCACTGGGTGAGGTCGGACTGGTCGTTGCACTGGGTGGCCGGGTCGGTGACGCCGGGGCCGGGAACCTGGAACATCACGCTGCGCAGCTGGTTGTCGAACTGCTCGTCGTTGGCGTACTGCACCTCGGCGCCGAGGCTGGCGAGTACGCCCTCCACGCCGACGAGCTCCAGCAGGTCCGGGTTGCCGAACGCGACGTTCAGGGGGATGGCCAGCTCGAGGGCGTCGCCCACGGGCTCGACGGCGACGCCCTGGGCCTCCAGGGAGTCGACCTCGTCGGGCGTCAGCTCGTCGGCGCCGACCTCGGCCTCGAACTCGCCGTGGATCATGCTGTGGGCGCGGTAGCCCACCGTGGCGAACTCGTTCGAGACGGTGGCGTCCACCCGCTGGTCGTAGCCCCGGTAGCGGGGGAGGTTGATGCCGAGGGCGGGGAGGAACTCCCGGTAGGTGATGTACTGCTGCTCGGCCATCACGATGCGCCGGGCGATGTCGAAGCGGCGCTGCGCGCTCAGGCTGGTGGGCAGCCGATCCACGATCCGGTTGTGCTCGCGGGCGAACAGCGTGTGGATGGCGGTGAGGCCGATGTTCTCGTTGGCCCGCACGTCGCCGGCCACGGCGGCCTCGTCGGTCGTGCCGGTCAGGCGGCCCATCAGGTCCATCGTCGGCGCGATGGACGAGTCGCCCCGCTCGTCGCGCCGGGGCAGGTTCCCGTCGGCGTCGAGGAGCAGGTGGGGGCCGTTGTTGGCGAGGTTGCCGTCGACCGGGCCCTCGCGGAGCCACTCGAGGCGCTCGGTCGTGCCGCCGTAGACGTTCCACGCGTCGAGGTAGGAGCTGACCGTGTTGACCTGCTGGCGGGCGCCGGACCCCGACGCCGCGGCGTCGCGGGTGAACTCGATGGCGCCGAAGTCGTTGGTGAACTCCTCAAGGGGGTCGGCGGCGTCGAAGGCGAGGTTGGCGGACTCGGTGCCGCCCTGGGCGAGGCCGAGGGCGTGGTCGAGGAACTGGCCCCAGGCCCAGCCCCACTGGGTGACCCCACGGGCCGAGAAGAGGTTCTGGCCGGTGTCGTTGAAGATGCGGTTGCTGACGTAGCGCGGTGAGGCGCCGTCGGCCATGGCGGCCGCGCCGTCGGCGTAGGCGGCCGCGGCGACCCGCGAGTAGGCCTGGCCCGCGGCGCCCTGGTTCGGGCGGCGGGCGTTGTTCCCGGTGCCGTTCAACGACGGCACCACGAGCCGCGCCGTGGCGCCACCGCCGCCGCCCTGGCCGCCGGGGCGAGCGGCCTCGGTCGCGGCCTCGTCGGTTTGAGCGCTGGCGGTCGTGGCGCCGGTGACGATCGTCGCAGCGAGCGCGAAGGCCACGGCGGCCCGCGCCCGGTGGCGTCGGGTGCGCGGCGTTCGTCGAGGTGGGTTTCGGTGCATGGGATCCCCTTCCGGGAGGTTGCTCTCGGGTCGGCCCAGCGCCGGCGGGCGCCACGGGGATACGGCGACGAGCACTCAGGTTCCTCTCAGGTGGCCTCCGTACCGTCCGGCCGTCCCCCGGCGCTGTAGGAGCCATGCACCTTCCGACCGATGTCGTTCCCCTGGCGGGCGAACCCGATGGCGGCGACCCCGTCGTGGCGCGCCTGCGT
Above is a window of Acidimicrobiales bacterium DNA encoding:
- a CDS encoding YihY/virulence factor BrkB family protein, which encodes MPPRPPARGGAAARRPTRRADDHFLPLVAAGVAFYAFLALVPTVIVAITLYGVFADPAEIEQQVAERAGAVPEEVRSLVLSQVRAIAAGGGTSRTAAVVLGTLVALWTASTGMNSLVRGIDIAHGRHPRRFVEQRGLSLALTVGAIVLLVVVGLVTVVVPPWLGASDLGDAGRWLADAVRWPALYFLMAGALSALYRIVGGGHGRLHLTPGPAIGALCWLVSSVGFSVYTANFARYGRTYGSLASVVVVLLWLWLGAGSVLVGAEVDADHTEGRSTTV